The Burkholderiales bacterium JOSHI_001 genomic sequence GGCATGCTGCTGTTCGTGAACCTGGTGCTGGGCGTCATCAGCCGCGTGGCGCCGCAGATCAACATCTTCTCGCTGGGCTTCCCGGTCACGCTGTGCGTGGGCCTGCTGGGCCTGCTGCTCACGCTGCCCATGCTGCAGCAGCCCTTCACGGTGGCGCTGGAGCAGATGCTGGCGCGGTTCTGAGCCTGCTCAAGTCGGACCCGCCGGGGCCGATACCGTGTGACGAGCCCGCCCTGTCACGCGCCCATGTCCGAGCCCCGCATCGTCATCATCGATGACAACGTCACGAACCTGCTGCTGATGAAGGCCTTGGCGCAGGCCGCCACCGGCGTGGTGGCGCGTACCTACGACAACCCGCTGCCCGCACTGGCCGCCTGCCAGCACGACGGTGCCGACCTGATCGTGGTGGATTTCATGATGCCGCACATGGACGGGCTGGAATTCATCCGCCAGGTGCGCACCAGCGCCTTGTGCGCCGACGTGCCCATCGTCATGGTCACCGCCGCCGGGCAGGCCGAACTGCGCCGCCAGGCCCTGGAGGCCGGCGCCACCGACTTCCTGACCAAGCCGCTGGACGCCACAGAGATGAAGCTGCGCACGCGCAACCTGCTGGCGCTGCGCGTGGCCCAGAACCAGCTGCGCGACCGCGCCGCCCAGCTGGCCGACGAAGTGCGTGCGGCCACCGCCGCTTTGCGCGACGGTGAACGCGAGCTGGTGGCGCGCCTGTGCCGCGCGGCCGAGTTCCGCGACCCCGAAACCGGCGGCCACATCCAGCGCATGGCGCGTTATTCACAACTCATCGCGCGCCGCCTGGGGCTGGACGCCAGCACCCAGGAACAGCTGCTGGTGGCCGCGCCGCTGCACGACATCGGCAAGATCGCCACGCCCGACCACATCCTGCTGAAACCCGGCCGGCTGACCGACGATGAGATGGTGATGATGCGCCAACACGCCGAGGTGGGCGCGCGCATCCTGGCCGACAGCAAGATGCCCGAGATCCGCATGGGCTGCGACATCGCCGCCGGCCACCACGAACGCTGGGACGGCGCGGGCTACCCACTTGGCCTGGCCGCTGAGGCCATCCCGCTGGTGGCCCGCATCGTGGCCGTGGCCGATGTGTTCGATGCCCTCACCTCGGTGCGGCCCTACAAGGCCGCCTGGCCGCTGGCGCAGGCGCGCGAGCACATCGCCGCCGGCATCGGCAGCCACTTCGA encodes the following:
- a CDS encoding putative domain HDIG-containing protein (PFAM: HD domain; Response regulator receiver domain~TIGRFAM: uncharacterized domain HDIG), translating into MSEPRIVIIDDNVTNLLLMKALAQAATGVVARTYDNPLPALAACQHDGADLIVVDFMMPHMDGLEFIRQVRTSALCADVPIVMVTAAGQAELRRQALEAGATDFLTKPLDATEMKLRTRNLLALRVAQNQLRDRAAQLADEVRAATAALRDGERELVARLCRAAEFRDPETGGHIQRMARYSQLIARRLGLDASTQEQLLVAAPLHDIGKIATPDHILLKPGRLTDDEMVMMRQHAEVGARILADSKMPEIRMGCDIAAGHHERWDGAGYPLGLAAEAIPLVARIVAVADVFDALTSVRPYKAAWPLAQAREHIAAGIGSHFDPRCAQAFLDAWDEVLAIRAAHPD